Proteins co-encoded in one Strix uralensis isolate ZFMK-TIS-50842 chromosome 2, bStrUra1, whole genome shotgun sequence genomic window:
- the BCLAF3 gene encoding BCLAF1 and THRAP3 family member 3 isoform X2, protein MTRSRSRSPRWKPRSLSPAFRSPEHHRQRHAHINYDCEYKSFRKDPKKPMPWRTEDEKYGQSNSRFAPHGNNHQRIYERRSPSPNLKRNLMEDTYSHKPYRTHSSERTESNRRCQLPPKYSEIPYKEHDRPFYQHKMEERYMFEHYKVTGNEKGMKPFHRPLGASFKLERKWHEDDLRHQRLHEEKYGQSPRRVSDEFTARSSLQKRYPEDHDYREYGHTSKRAKEMERYDGGEVARNSKWKQERSFPLYQEKEEQRNLGAQSHRSAEREYSEGSVTKIAYEYSHKRRRHPDGEKPFSDDRAQKYVKQEDQKYGSSKGVRNSKELDYFSGGRARRTEEGHVEVPVKCSSKKVCNACVNSSKMEVDLRSFKNKPKERVRKEGEFRQKVDSSDSQHDSSHTVSDVKMSDVNCRRERLTIKVDMKKMVTKYRTASSHTTERQMSHDLVAVGRKNENFHPVFEHMESVTQNVENDPSREFTQEIITIIHQVKANYFTASDITLHERFSKIQDKPVADMNEVKICLDPEIHRRIDMSLAELQNKRTVQSESPQNMMRVLEDPNDLRHDIERRRKERLKNEDERVFHVDDVTPRNHQSCSLSKLQNSQLDGFQKPMRFIKPPFRKFIGKPHLNSYYSSKPSDTYPHRRIRGHLENAGPIRRHFKSNFADGRLQSHYKSGLVQKGLYIQAKYQRLRSVGVRGFTTNKFRDGFLRKEKGLGEV, encoded by the exons GTCCTTATCTCCAGCATTTAGGAGTCCAGAGCACCATAGGCAAAGGCATGCTCATATTAATTATGACTGTGAATATAAAAGCTTTCGTAAGGACCCAAAGAAACCTATGCCTTGgagaacagaagatgaaaaatatgGACAAAGCAATTCCAGGTTTGCACCTCATGGAAATAACCACCAGAGAATATATGAACGTAGGTCACCTTCACCAAACCTGAAAAGAAATCTCATGGAAGATACTTACAGTCATAAACCCTACAGAACACACTcatctgaaagaactgaaagcaatAGGAGATGCCAGTTACCACCAAAATACTCAGAAATACCATATAAAGAGCATGATCGTCCATTTTACCAacacaaaatggaagaaagataCATGTTTGAGCACTACAAAGTcactggaaatgaaaaaggaatgaaaCCTTTTCATAGACCATTAGGGGCTTCATttaaacttgaaagaaaatggCATGAAGATGACTTGAGGCACCAGAGGTTACATGAAGAGAAGTATGGTCAGTCACCCAGAAGAGTTTCTGATGAATTTACGGCCAGGAGCTCTTTACAGAAGAG GTATCCTGAAGATCACGATTACAGAGAATATGGGCACACGTCCAAAAGGGCTAAAGAAATGGAGAGGTATGACGGTGGAGAAGTAGCAAGAAATTCCAAGTGGAAGCAAGAACGTTCTTTTCCACTGTACCAAGAAAAGGAGGAGCAAAGAAATCTGGGTGCCCAGTCCCACCGATCGGCTGAAAGGGAGTACTCGGAGGGTTCTGTCACAAAGATAGCCTATGAGTACAGTCACAAGCGGCGCAGGCATCCGGATGGGGAAAAGCCTTTTTCAGACGATAGAGCTCAGAAATATGTGAAGCAGGAAGACCAGAAATATGGTTCTTCTAAGGGTGTCCGGAATAGCAAAGAGTTAGATTACTTTAGTGGTGGAAGAGCGAGACGGACTGAAGAAGGGCACGTTGAAGTACCTGTTAAATGTAGTTCAAAGAAGGTCTGCAATGCTTGTGTTAACTCTTCCAAAATGGAGGTTGATCTgagatcttttaaaaacaaaccgAAGGAAAGAGTAAGGAAAGAAGGGGAATTCAGGCAAAAAGTAGATTCCTCCGATAGCCAGCATGATTCAAGTCATACTGTTTCAGATGTGAAAATGTCAGATGTCAACTGTAGGAGGGAACGTCTCACAATCAAAGTGGATATGAAGAAAATGGTGACCAAGTACAG GACTGCCTCTAGTCATACTACAGAGAGACAGATGTCCCATGATCTGGTCGCTGTtggcaggaaaaatgaaaattttcatcCAGTGTTTGAGCACATGGAATCTGTAACACAAAATGTTGAAAATGACCCATCAAGAGAATTTACTCAGGAAATAATCACCATTATCCATCAAGTTAAAG CAAATTATTTTACAGCTTCTGACATAACTTTACATGAACGGTTCTCAAAAATTCAGGATAAACCAGTTGCAGATATGAATgaagttaaaatatgtttggatCCAGAAATTCACAG GAGGATTGACATGTCTCTAGCAGAACTTCAGAACAAACGAACTGTGCAATCTGAATCTCCCCAG AACATGATGAGAGTGTTAGAAGATCCAAATGATCTACGGCATGATatagaaaggagaagaaaagagagactGAAGAATGAAGATGAGAGAGTGTTTCATGTAGATGATGTAACTCCAAG GAACCATCAAAGCTGCAGTCTTTCAAAATTACAAAACTCTCAACTTGATGGCTTCCAAAAGCCTATGAGGTTCATTAAGCCACCTTTCAGGAAATTTATTGGGAAACCTCACCTG AATTCTTACTATTCTTCAAAACCAAGTGATACTTACCCTCACCGACGCATTAGAGGACACCTTGAAAATGCAGGACCCATCAGAAGGCACTTTAAG AGCAACTTTGCAGATGGCCGTTTGCAATCCCATTATAAATCAGGCTTAGTACAGAAGGGTTTATATATTCAGGCTAAGTACCAGCGGTTGCGTTCTGTTGGTGTAAGGGGATTTACCACTAATAAATTCAGAGATGGatttttgaggaaagaaaag GGACTCGGAGAAGTATGA
- the BCLAF3 gene encoding BCLAF1 and THRAP3 family member 3 isoform X1 produces the protein MTRSRSRSPRWKPRSLSPAFRSPEHHRQRHAHINYDCEYKSFRKDPKKPMPWRTEDEKYGQSNSRFAPHGNNHQRIYERRSPSPNLKRNLMEDTYSHKPYRTHSSERTESNRRCQLPPKYSEIPYKEHDRPFYQHKMEERYMFEHYKVTGNEKGMKPFHRPLGASFKLERKWHEDDLRHQRLHEEKYGQSPRRVSDEFTARSSLQKRYPEDHDYREYGHTSKRAKEMERYDGGEVARNSKWKQERSFPLYQEKEEQRNLGAQSHRSAEREYSEGSVTKIAYEYSHKRRRHPDGEKPFSDDRAQKYVKQEDQKYGSSKGVRNSKELDYFSGGRARRTEEGHVEVPVKCSSKKVCNACVNSSKMEVDLRSFKNKPKERVRKEGEFRQKVDSSDSQHDSSHTVSDVKMSDVNCRRERLTIKVDMKKMVTKYRTASSHTTERQMSHDLVAVGRKNENFHPVFEHMESVTQNVENDPSREFTQEIITIIHQVKANYFTASDITLHERFSKIQDKPVADMNEVKICLDPEIHRRIDMSLAELQNKRTVQSESPQNMMRVLEDPNDLRHDIERRRKERLKNEDERVFHVDDVTPRNHQSCSLSKLQNSQLDGFQKPMRFIKPPFRKFIGKPHLNSYYSSKPSDTYPHRRIRGHLENAGPIRRHFKSNFADGRLQSHYKSGLVQKGLYIQAKYQRLRSVGVRGFTTNKFRDGFLRKEKGNLNIATET, from the exons GTCCTTATCTCCAGCATTTAGGAGTCCAGAGCACCATAGGCAAAGGCATGCTCATATTAATTATGACTGTGAATATAAAAGCTTTCGTAAGGACCCAAAGAAACCTATGCCTTGgagaacagaagatgaaaaatatgGACAAAGCAATTCCAGGTTTGCACCTCATGGAAATAACCACCAGAGAATATATGAACGTAGGTCACCTTCACCAAACCTGAAAAGAAATCTCATGGAAGATACTTACAGTCATAAACCCTACAGAACACACTcatctgaaagaactgaaagcaatAGGAGATGCCAGTTACCACCAAAATACTCAGAAATACCATATAAAGAGCATGATCGTCCATTTTACCAacacaaaatggaagaaagataCATGTTTGAGCACTACAAAGTcactggaaatgaaaaaggaatgaaaCCTTTTCATAGACCATTAGGGGCTTCATttaaacttgaaagaaaatggCATGAAGATGACTTGAGGCACCAGAGGTTACATGAAGAGAAGTATGGTCAGTCACCCAGAAGAGTTTCTGATGAATTTACGGCCAGGAGCTCTTTACAGAAGAG GTATCCTGAAGATCACGATTACAGAGAATATGGGCACACGTCCAAAAGGGCTAAAGAAATGGAGAGGTATGACGGTGGAGAAGTAGCAAGAAATTCCAAGTGGAAGCAAGAACGTTCTTTTCCACTGTACCAAGAAAAGGAGGAGCAAAGAAATCTGGGTGCCCAGTCCCACCGATCGGCTGAAAGGGAGTACTCGGAGGGTTCTGTCACAAAGATAGCCTATGAGTACAGTCACAAGCGGCGCAGGCATCCGGATGGGGAAAAGCCTTTTTCAGACGATAGAGCTCAGAAATATGTGAAGCAGGAAGACCAGAAATATGGTTCTTCTAAGGGTGTCCGGAATAGCAAAGAGTTAGATTACTTTAGTGGTGGAAGAGCGAGACGGACTGAAGAAGGGCACGTTGAAGTACCTGTTAAATGTAGTTCAAAGAAGGTCTGCAATGCTTGTGTTAACTCTTCCAAAATGGAGGTTGATCTgagatcttttaaaaacaaaccgAAGGAAAGAGTAAGGAAAGAAGGGGAATTCAGGCAAAAAGTAGATTCCTCCGATAGCCAGCATGATTCAAGTCATACTGTTTCAGATGTGAAAATGTCAGATGTCAACTGTAGGAGGGAACGTCTCACAATCAAAGTGGATATGAAGAAAATGGTGACCAAGTACAG GACTGCCTCTAGTCATACTACAGAGAGACAGATGTCCCATGATCTGGTCGCTGTtggcaggaaaaatgaaaattttcatcCAGTGTTTGAGCACATGGAATCTGTAACACAAAATGTTGAAAATGACCCATCAAGAGAATTTACTCAGGAAATAATCACCATTATCCATCAAGTTAAAG CAAATTATTTTACAGCTTCTGACATAACTTTACATGAACGGTTCTCAAAAATTCAGGATAAACCAGTTGCAGATATGAATgaagttaaaatatgtttggatCCAGAAATTCACAG GAGGATTGACATGTCTCTAGCAGAACTTCAGAACAAACGAACTGTGCAATCTGAATCTCCCCAG AACATGATGAGAGTGTTAGAAGATCCAAATGATCTACGGCATGATatagaaaggagaagaaaagagagactGAAGAATGAAGATGAGAGAGTGTTTCATGTAGATGATGTAACTCCAAG GAACCATCAAAGCTGCAGTCTTTCAAAATTACAAAACTCTCAACTTGATGGCTTCCAAAAGCCTATGAGGTTCATTAAGCCACCTTTCAGGAAATTTATTGGGAAACCTCACCTG AATTCTTACTATTCTTCAAAACCAAGTGATACTTACCCTCACCGACGCATTAGAGGACACCTTGAAAATGCAGGACCCATCAGAAGGCACTTTAAG AGCAACTTTGCAGATGGCCGTTTGCAATCCCATTATAAATCAGGCTTAGTACAGAAGGGTTTATATATTCAGGCTAAGTACCAGCGGTTGCGTTCTGTTGGTGTAAGGGGATTTACCACTAATAAATTCAGAGATGGatttttgaggaaagaaaag gGAAACTTAAATATTGCAACAGAAACCTGA